The following proteins are encoded in a genomic region of Periophthalmus magnuspinnatus isolate fPerMag1 chromosome 10, fPerMag1.2.pri, whole genome shotgun sequence:
- the LOC117377461 gene encoding protocadherin gamma-C5-like isoform X6 — protein MGSQHRKRRGGQGPLFSLCFYLACLCSASAQLSYSVSEELSPGSIVGNIAKDLDLTAQRIVQRNLRVVPDSPTQYFEVNQATGDLVIKQQIDREQLCELSPACSLTLQMLLENPLEMLRVVVEILDVNDNAPHFTTTNISLDISEAASPGTRFRLESAHDPDVGTNSLRTYHLAANDLFILNVETKSDGSKFPELVVDKPLDRETQASFRLLLTAVDGGQPEKSGSTLLLIKILDVNDNAPVFDEPVKKVTLLENVAPGTLVTKLNATDSDSGSNGEVSFLFSKYTPPRVLEHFTVDAKNGEIRVKRDVDYEKATSYHITIQARDGGSPAMEGSCNVIVDIIDVNDNAPEVTLTSPISPIREDAAPDTVIALLSARDLDSGPNGKVTLTVQQGLPFKLSATFGTHYRLTTARALDRETVPEYTVVIKATDAGSPPLTSQTTFVVKLTDVNDNAPTFSQSSYSVDIPENNAPSAPITIVTATDPDLGENAKVSYSILPSMIQGSPISSYVYINPESGHIFSMRSLDHEQLNAFRIEVQAQDAGVPPRTANVTVHVFVVDVNDNAPMLVHPSYPKDKGLQLSVPPSAGPGHLITKLVAVDADSGHNAWLFYSIAPGPHVGMFRIAAHSGELRIAHKWAEEEAGLSYHITVVIQDNGDPPKSTSVNITVTVDEKSLVNDAPVVPRHKPFYHHSGMPNITLYLIISLACVSGVSFITFVVLMVRCLRHRSPGLGGSDCCCFEQRSSRYHQRPSKDLHLQLNTDGPIRYMEVVGGPQEPHTRTYRPCYSTLSSRSDFVFMKTPMLSHNNTLNMTLSRQHLMNSQKPPQNDWRFTQGQRPGPSGATGGPEVAMGTGPWPQPPTEAEQLQALMAAANAVNEATATLGPGTMGLSTRYSPQFTLQHVPDYRQNVYIPGSTATLTSNPQQQQATAQQATQQALPPPQVSAQPEPPKAAQTPASKKKSTKKEKK, from the exons ATGGGCTCACAGCACAGGAAGCGCCGCGGAGGACAGGGGCCGCTATTCAGCCTTTGCTTCTATCTGGCCTGCCTCTGCTCCGCGTCCGCTCAGCTCAGCTATTCCGTGTCGGAGGAACTAAGCCCGGGCTCCATCGTTGGGAATATCGCGAAAGATTTGGATCTTACAGCACAGCGGATTGTTCAGAGAAATTTACGTGTTGTTCCGGACTCTCCTACCCAGTATTTTGAGGTAAATCAAGCAACTGGCGACTTGGTGATAAAGCAACAAATTGACAGGGAACAACTTTGCGAGTTAAGTCCAGCTTGCTCACTGACTCTTCAGATGCTTTTGGAAAATCCTTTGGAAATGCTGCGTGTGGTGGTGGAAATCCTGGACGTGAACGACAACGCACCGCACTTTACAACCACAAATATTTCTTTGGACATATCAGAGGCGGCTTCACCGGGTACAAGGTTTCGATTGGAGAGCGCACACGACCCAGACGTGGGTACAAATTCTTTACGCACGTATCACCTTGCAGCCAatgacttatttattttaaatgtagaaacTAAAAGTGACGGTAGCAAATTCCCAGAGTTGGTGGTGGACAAACCTCTGGACAGAGAGACTCAGGCCTCGTTCCGCTTGTTACTCACAGCTGTGGATGGGGGTCAGCCGGAAAAATCCGGCTCCACGCTATTACTCATTAAAATCTTGGATGTAAATGACAATGCGCCCGTTTTTGACGAGCCAGTCAAGAAAGTGACACTGTTGGAGAATGTGGCACCAGGCACTTTAGTAACTAAATTAAATGCCACAGACTCAGATTCAGGCAGTAATGGAGAGGTATCATTTCTGTTCAGCAAATACACGCCCCCACGTGTCCTCGAACATTTTACTGTAGATGCCAAAAACGGGGAAATCCGTGTGAAGCGCGATGTGGATTATGAGAAAGCCACCTCTTATCACATTACAATTCAGGCAAGAGATGGAGGCTCACCTGCCATGGAGGGCTCGTGTAACGTCATAGTGGATATCATTGATGTCAATGATAACGCGCCTGAGGTCACACTGACATCCCCCATCAGCCCAATCAGAGAAGACGCAGCCCCAGACACCGTCATAGCTCTTCTAAGCGCTAGAGACCTAGACTCTGGTCCCAATGGAAAGGTCACTTTGACTGTACAGCAAGGTTTGCCTTTCAAACTTTCTGCAACTTTTGGGACTCACTACAGGTTGACCACAGCCAGGGCCCTGGACCGAGAGACTGTACCTGAGTATACAGTAGTCATTAAGGCTACTGATGCAGGATCACCACCACTGACATCACAAACTACCTTTGTGGTCAAGTTAACTGATGTCAATGACAATGCCCCTACCTTCTCTCAGAGCTCATACTCTGTGGACATTCCTGAAAACAATGCCCCTAGTGCCCCCATTACCATTGTAACAGCCACGGACCCAGACCTAGGAGAAAATGCCAAAGTCTCCTACTCTATCCTCCCTTCCATGATTCAGGGCTCACCCATCTCGTCTTATGTCTATATTAACCCAGAAAGTGGGCATATCTTTAGCATGCGCTCTTTAGATCACGAACAACTCAATGCTTTCCGTATTGAGGTTCAAGCGCAGGACGCTGGGGTGCCCCCAAGGACAGCTAATGTCACGGTGCATGTATTTGTAGTAGATGTCAACGACAATGCCCCCATGCTGGTGCACCCCTCCTATCCAAAAGACAAAGGCCTGCAGCTCTCTGTGCCCCCCTCTGCGGGTCCTGGGCACCTTATAACCAAACTGGTAGCTGTAGATGCTGACAGTGGCCATAATGCATGGTTGTTCTACTCCATTGCACCTGGACCACATGTGGGCATGTTTCGTATAGCAGCCCATAGTGGTGAACTTCGCATTGCCCATAAATGGGCTGAAGAGGAGGCGGGACTATCTTACCACATTACAGTCGTCATCCAGGACAATGGTGACCCGCCCAAATCTACATCTGTCAACATCACTGTAACTGTTGATGAGAAGAGCCTAGTCAATGATGCTCCAGTGGTTCCCCGCCACAAACCCTTCTACCACCACTCTGGGATGCCAAACATCACTTTGTACCTCATCATATCTCTggcctgtgtgtctggagtTTCTTTCATCACATTTGTGGTGCTGATGGTGCGCTGCCTCCGGCACCGGAGCCCAGGACTGGGTGGTTCTGACTGCTGCTGCTTCGAGCAGAGATCTAGCCGCTATCATCAGAGACCTAGCAAAGACCTTCACTTACAGCTTAATACAGATGGACCTATACGATATATGGAGGTGGTGGGTGGCCCCCAGGAGCCTCACACACGCACTTACAGGCCCTGCTACTCCACCTTATCAAGCAGAAGTGACTTTGTATTCATGAAGACACCCATGCTGAGTCACAACAACACACTCAACATGACACTCAGCAGGCAGCACCTTATGAACTCT CAAAAACCTCCCCAAAACGACTGGCGCttcacacagggacaaagaccagGACCTAGTGG GGCCACTGGAGGACCAGAGGTTGCCATGGGAACAGGGCCCTGGCCTCAACCCCCGACCGAAGCGGaacagctccaggctctgatgGCAGCGGCTAATG CAGTGAATGAGGCCACCGCCACTTTGGGCCCCGGTACCATGGGATTGAGCACCCGCTACAGCCCCCAGTTCACCCTCCAGCACGTGCCCGATTACCGGCAGAACGTGTACATCCCGGGCAGCACTGCCACGCTCACCTCCaacccacagcagcagcaggccaCTGCCCAACAGGCCACCCAGCAAGCTCTACCCCCTCCCCAGGTCTCAGCCCAGCCTGAGCCCCCCAAGGCTGCCCAGACCCCCGCCTCCAAGAAGAAGTCCACTAAAAAGGAAAAGAAGTAG
- the LOC117377461 gene encoding protocadherin gamma-C5-like isoform X3 codes for MEIIDWRWQLLWWYYFLHLWSTTFGQTRYSIPEELKRGSVVGNLAKDLGLGLSEIFQRKLRVASEAGEQYFTVDAGKGELVVNDRIDREALCGQGANCILPLQIVLEDPLQLHRIEVEIQDINDNSPSFTSNVSALKIPELVIVGSRFPLQSAEDPDVGSNSLKSYTLSKNECCSLKMKELAGGTTVPELVIEKPLDREKTAVHKILLTALDGGNPARSGTSQIIINLIDINDNAPVFEKNNYQVSISENAKRGFVIIRPKATDADEGVNSDMEFSFGSRTPATVFTIFDINNLTGEISLKGELDYETTKSYDIDITAKDKGIPALEGHCVVHIGIVDVNDNAPEIVLTSQPKSVREDAQSGTVVALISARDLDSGENSKVQLSLSKRTPFTLKPSYSNNYALITSGTLDRESVPHYNIEITATDSGSPPLSSKKTIPVSISDVNDNPPVFSQSSYNVYLKENGLPGSILYSVSASDLDFGENAKVSYSVLESKVQDVSVSSYVYINSENGSIYSMHSFDYEKLKVFQIVVQAKDQGSPSLSSNTTVHVFILDQNDNAPAVIYPSSAGLGSLSLQRMPRSAKAGHLVTKVTAVDADSGHNAWISYKVAEATDASLFGVNQYTGEVRTKRAVAEQDDSSQRLLIEIRDDGEPVQSATVTVSILMEDGLHEPILDIRHKAAESGGKTGRLALYLILSLASVSVLSLVTFLILAVKCVRNSRGSASCCVRRSDCDDYKNPNRNLQIQLNTDGPIKYVEVLGGDMMSQSQSFRSCMSPMSEYSDFTLIKPSSTSDFKEVISVLDASLPDSTWTFESQQQKPPQNDWRFTQGQRPGPSGPHMPYGTQIRWTPKSGTRATGGPEVAMGTGPWPQPPTEAEQLQALMAAANAVNEATATLGPGTMGLSTRYSPQFTLQHVPDYRQNVYIPGSTATLTSNPQQQQATAQQATQQALPPPQVSAQPEPPKAAQTPASKKKSTKKEKK; via the exons atggagaTCATTGACTGGAGGTGGCAGCTGCTTTGGTGGTATTATTTCTTACATTTGTGGAGTACAACATTTGGACAGACTCGTTACAGCATCCCAGAGGAACTGAAGCGAGGGTCTGTCGTAGGAAATCTGGCCAAAGATCTGGGTTTGGGATTATCTGAGATTTTTCAGCGCAAATTGCGAGTCGCCTCTGAAGCAGGAGAGCAGTATTTCACTGTGGACGCGGGGAAGGGTGAGCTGGTGGTGAACGACAGAATAGACAGAGAGGCTTTATGTGGACAGGGAGCAAACTGTATTTTGCCTCTGCAAATTGTTTTGGAGGATCCTTTACAGTTGCACAGAATTGAGGTTGAAATACAAGATATTAACGACAATTCCCCTAGTTTTACTTCAAATGTGTCAGCCTTAAAAATACCCGAGTTGGTAATAGTTGGGTCACGTTTTCCTTTACAAAGCGCGGAGGACCCCGATGTTGGCAGTAATTCCCTAAAGTCATACACTCTAAGTAAAAATGAATGTTGTTCACTTAAAATGAAAGAACTGGCTGGTGGTACGACCGTGCCTGAGCTGGTTATTGAGAAACCACTTGACCGagagaaaactgcagttcatAAAATTTTACTTACAGCTTTAGATGGAGGTAACCCAGCCAGGTCTGGTACCTCCCAAATAATTATAAATCTCATAGATATAAACGATAATGCCcctgtatttgaaaaaaataactacCAAGTGTCTATAAGTGAAAATGCGAAAAGAGGGTTTGTTATTATCAGGCCTAAGGCGACAGATGCAGATGAAGGTGTCAATAGTGATATGGAATTCTCGTTTGGTTCCCGAACTCCCGCGACTGTGTTTACAATATTTGATATCAATAATCTAACAGGTGAAATATCACTGAAAGGGGAATTAGATTATGAAACGACCAAATCATATGACATCGATATAACTGCAAAAGATAAAGGTATTCCAGCGTTGGAAGGTCACTGTGTTGTGCACATCGGCATTGTTGATGTAAATGACAATGCACCTGAAATAGTCCTAACCTCTCAGCCAAAGTCGGTGCGAGAAGACGCACAAAGTGGTACTGTCGTGGCTTTGATTAGTGCCAGAGATTTAGATTCCGGTGaaaatagtaaagtacagttATCCCTGTCCAAACGGACTCCCTTTACTCTTAAACCGTCTTATTCAAACAATTATGCCCTCATAACTAGTGGCACGTTAGACAGAGAGTCAGTaccacattataatatagagaTAACAGCCACAGACtcgggctctcctcctctctccagtaAGAAAACTATCCCTGTCAGTATCTCAGATGTGAACGACAACCCTCCAGTCTTCTCTCAGTCCTCATATAACGTGTATTTAAAAGAGAACGGGCTCCCTGGCTCTATACTGTACTCAGTGTCAGCCTCGGACCTGGATTTTGGAGAAAACGCCAAAGTGTCTTACTCTGTTCTGGAGTCTAAAGTGCAGGACGTGTCAGTGTCGTCTTATGTCTACATTAACTCAGAGAACGGCAGCATCTACAGCATGCACTCGTTTGACTATGAGAAGCTCAAGGTGTTTCAGATCGTGGTCCAGGCCAAGGACCAGGGCTCTCCGAGTCTCAGCAGCAACACCACGGTCCATGTTTTTATCCTGGACCAGAACGACAACGCCCCCGCTGTTATTTATCCCTCCTCCGCTGGCCTgggctccctctctctccagagGATGCCCCGCTCCGCTAAAGCGGGTCACCTGGTTACCAAGGTGACGGCCGTGGACGCGGACTCGGGCCATAACGCGTGGATCTCGTACAAAGTAGCAGAGGCCACGGACGCGTCTCTGTTTGGTGTGAACCAGTACACAGGGGAGGTGAGGACTAAACGCGCTGTGGCCGAGCAGGATGACTCCTCTCAGAGGCTGCTCATAGAGATCAGGGACGACGGTGAACCGGTGCAGTCCGCCACCGTCACGGTGTCCATCCTGATGGAGGACGGTCTGCACGAGCCCATCCTGGACATCAGGCACAAAGCAGCGGAGTCCGGAGGGAAAACTGGCCGCCTCGCGCTCTATCTGATCCTGTCTCTGGCCTCGGTGTCCGTGCTGTCTCTGGTGACTTTTCTCATCTTAGCGGTGAAATGTGTGAGGAACAGCAGGGGCAGCGCGAGCTGCTGCGTCAGACGCAGCGACTGTGACGATTACAAGAACCCCAACAGAAACCTGCAGATCCAGCTCAACACTGACGGACCCATAAAGTATGTGGAGGTCCTGGGAGGAGACATGATGTCTCAGAGTCAGTCGTTCAGGTCGTGTATGTCTCCAATGTCAGAGTACAGTGACTTCACTTTGATTAAGCCCAGCAGCACCTCTGACTTTAAGGAGGTCATCAGTGTCCTGGATGCGTCTCTCCCAGACAGCACGTGGACATTTGAGAGTCAACAG CAAAAACCTCCCCAAAACGACTGGCGCttcacacagggacaaagaccagGACCTAGTGG tccCCACATGCCATACGGTACACAAATTCGATGGACGCCGAAGAGTGGGACAAG GGCCACTGGAGGACCAGAGGTTGCCATGGGAACAGGGCCCTGGCCTCAACCCCCGACCGAAGCGGaacagctccaggctctgatgGCAGCGGCTAATG CAGTGAATGAGGCCACCGCCACTTTGGGCCCCGGTACCATGGGATTGAGCACCCGCTACAGCCCCCAGTTCACCCTCCAGCACGTGCCCGATTACCGGCAGAACGTGTACATCCCGGGCAGCACTGCCACGCTCACCTCCaacccacagcagcagcaggccaCTGCCCAACAGGCCACCCAGCAAGCTCTACCCCCTCCCCAGGTCTCAGCCCAGCCTGAGCCCCCCAAGGCTGCCCAGACCCCCGCCTCCAAGAAGAAGTCCACTAAAAAGGAAAAGAAGTAG
- the LOC117377461 gene encoding protocadherin gamma-C5-like isoform X7: MEIIDWRWQLLWWYYFLHLWSTTFGQTRYSIPEELKRGSVVGNLAKDLGLGLSEIFQRKLRVASEAGEQYFTVDAGKGELVVNDRIDREALCGQGANCILPLQIVLEDPLQLHRIEVEIQDINDNSPSFTSNVSALKIPELVIVGSRFPLQSAEDPDVGSNSLKSYTLSKNECCSLKMKELAGGTTVPELVIEKPLDREKTAVHKILLTALDGGNPARSGTSQIIINLIDINDNAPVFEKNNYQVSISENAKRGFVIIRPKATDADEGVNSDMEFSFGSRTPATVFTIFDINNLTGEISLKGELDYETTKSYDIDITAKDKGIPALEGHCVVHIGIVDVNDNAPEIVLTSQPKSVREDAQSGTVVALISARDLDSGENSKVQLSLSKRTPFTLKPSYSNNYALITSGTLDRESVPHYNIEITATDSGSPPLSSKKTIPVSISDVNDNPPVFSQSSYNVYLKENGLPGSILYSVSASDLDFGENAKVSYSVLESKVQDVSVSSYVYINSENGSIYSMHSFDYEKLKVFQIVVQAKDQGSPSLSSNTTVHVFILDQNDNAPAVIYPSSAGLGSLSLQRMPRSAKAGHLVTKVTAVDADSGHNAWISYKVAEATDASLFGVNQYTGEVRTKRAVAEQDDSSQRLLIEIRDDGEPVQSATVTVSILMEDGLHEPILDIRHKAAESGGKTGRLALYLILSLASVSVLSLVTFLILAVKCVRNSRGSASCCVRRSDCDDYKNPNRNLQIQLNTDGPIKYVEVLGGDMMSQSQSFRSCMSPMSEYSDFTLIKPSSTSDFKEVISVLDASLPDSTWTFESQQQKPPQNDWRFTQGQRPGPSGATGGPEVAMGTGPWPQPPTEAEQLQALMAAANAVNEATATLGPGTMGLSTRYSPQFTLQHVPDYRQNVYIPGSTATLTSNPQQQQATAQQATQQALPPPQVSAQPEPPKAAQTPASKKKSTKKEKK; encoded by the exons atggagaTCATTGACTGGAGGTGGCAGCTGCTTTGGTGGTATTATTTCTTACATTTGTGGAGTACAACATTTGGACAGACTCGTTACAGCATCCCAGAGGAACTGAAGCGAGGGTCTGTCGTAGGAAATCTGGCCAAAGATCTGGGTTTGGGATTATCTGAGATTTTTCAGCGCAAATTGCGAGTCGCCTCTGAAGCAGGAGAGCAGTATTTCACTGTGGACGCGGGGAAGGGTGAGCTGGTGGTGAACGACAGAATAGACAGAGAGGCTTTATGTGGACAGGGAGCAAACTGTATTTTGCCTCTGCAAATTGTTTTGGAGGATCCTTTACAGTTGCACAGAATTGAGGTTGAAATACAAGATATTAACGACAATTCCCCTAGTTTTACTTCAAATGTGTCAGCCTTAAAAATACCCGAGTTGGTAATAGTTGGGTCACGTTTTCCTTTACAAAGCGCGGAGGACCCCGATGTTGGCAGTAATTCCCTAAAGTCATACACTCTAAGTAAAAATGAATGTTGTTCACTTAAAATGAAAGAACTGGCTGGTGGTACGACCGTGCCTGAGCTGGTTATTGAGAAACCACTTGACCGagagaaaactgcagttcatAAAATTTTACTTACAGCTTTAGATGGAGGTAACCCAGCCAGGTCTGGTACCTCCCAAATAATTATAAATCTCATAGATATAAACGATAATGCCcctgtatttgaaaaaaataactacCAAGTGTCTATAAGTGAAAATGCGAAAAGAGGGTTTGTTATTATCAGGCCTAAGGCGACAGATGCAGATGAAGGTGTCAATAGTGATATGGAATTCTCGTTTGGTTCCCGAACTCCCGCGACTGTGTTTACAATATTTGATATCAATAATCTAACAGGTGAAATATCACTGAAAGGGGAATTAGATTATGAAACGACCAAATCATATGACATCGATATAACTGCAAAAGATAAAGGTATTCCAGCGTTGGAAGGTCACTGTGTTGTGCACATCGGCATTGTTGATGTAAATGACAATGCACCTGAAATAGTCCTAACCTCTCAGCCAAAGTCGGTGCGAGAAGACGCACAAAGTGGTACTGTCGTGGCTTTGATTAGTGCCAGAGATTTAGATTCCGGTGaaaatagtaaagtacagttATCCCTGTCCAAACGGACTCCCTTTACTCTTAAACCGTCTTATTCAAACAATTATGCCCTCATAACTAGTGGCACGTTAGACAGAGAGTCAGTaccacattataatatagagaTAACAGCCACAGACtcgggctctcctcctctctccagtaAGAAAACTATCCCTGTCAGTATCTCAGATGTGAACGACAACCCTCCAGTCTTCTCTCAGTCCTCATATAACGTGTATTTAAAAGAGAACGGGCTCCCTGGCTCTATACTGTACTCAGTGTCAGCCTCGGACCTGGATTTTGGAGAAAACGCCAAAGTGTCTTACTCTGTTCTGGAGTCTAAAGTGCAGGACGTGTCAGTGTCGTCTTATGTCTACATTAACTCAGAGAACGGCAGCATCTACAGCATGCACTCGTTTGACTATGAGAAGCTCAAGGTGTTTCAGATCGTGGTCCAGGCCAAGGACCAGGGCTCTCCGAGTCTCAGCAGCAACACCACGGTCCATGTTTTTATCCTGGACCAGAACGACAACGCCCCCGCTGTTATTTATCCCTCCTCCGCTGGCCTgggctccctctctctccagagGATGCCCCGCTCCGCTAAAGCGGGTCACCTGGTTACCAAGGTGACGGCCGTGGACGCGGACTCGGGCCATAACGCGTGGATCTCGTACAAAGTAGCAGAGGCCACGGACGCGTCTCTGTTTGGTGTGAACCAGTACACAGGGGAGGTGAGGACTAAACGCGCTGTGGCCGAGCAGGATGACTCCTCTCAGAGGCTGCTCATAGAGATCAGGGACGACGGTGAACCGGTGCAGTCCGCCACCGTCACGGTGTCCATCCTGATGGAGGACGGTCTGCACGAGCCCATCCTGGACATCAGGCACAAAGCAGCGGAGTCCGGAGGGAAAACTGGCCGCCTCGCGCTCTATCTGATCCTGTCTCTGGCCTCGGTGTCCGTGCTGTCTCTGGTGACTTTTCTCATCTTAGCGGTGAAATGTGTGAGGAACAGCAGGGGCAGCGCGAGCTGCTGCGTCAGACGCAGCGACTGTGACGATTACAAGAACCCCAACAGAAACCTGCAGATCCAGCTCAACACTGACGGACCCATAAAGTATGTGGAGGTCCTGGGAGGAGACATGATGTCTCAGAGTCAGTCGTTCAGGTCGTGTATGTCTCCAATGTCAGAGTACAGTGACTTCACTTTGATTAAGCCCAGCAGCACCTCTGACTTTAAGGAGGTCATCAGTGTCCTGGATGCGTCTCTCCCAGACAGCACGTGGACATTTGAGAGTCAACAG CAAAAACCTCCCCAAAACGACTGGCGCttcacacagggacaaagaccagGACCTAGTGG GGCCACTGGAGGACCAGAGGTTGCCATGGGAACAGGGCCCTGGCCTCAACCCCCGACCGAAGCGGaacagctccaggctctgatgGCAGCGGCTAATG CAGTGAATGAGGCCACCGCCACTTTGGGCCCCGGTACCATGGGATTGAGCACCCGCTACAGCCCCCAGTTCACCCTCCAGCACGTGCCCGATTACCGGCAGAACGTGTACATCCCGGGCAGCACTGCCACGCTCACCTCCaacccacagcagcagcaggccaCTGCCCAACAGGCCACCCAGCAAGCTCTACCCCCTCCCCAGGTCTCAGCCCAGCCTGAGCCCCCCAAGGCTGCCCAGACCCCCGCCTCCAAGAAGAAGTCCACTAAAAAGGAAAAGAAGTAG